One Punica granatum isolate Tunisia-2019 chromosome 3, ASM765513v2, whole genome shotgun sequence genomic window carries:
- the LOC116201796 gene encoding 3-epi-6-deoxocathasterone 23-monooxygenase CYP90D1, which yields MMEIFLALFLAALFFLCFVTILILNRNSFPLLRISRFRARPPLLPMGSLGWPLIGETIEFISCAYSNHPESFMNKRRRVYGKVFKSHLFGTPTIVSTDAEVSRFILQSDAKTFVPSYPKSLTELMGKSSILLINGSLHRRIHGLIGAFFKSPLLKAQITKDMERFVGESMRSWTDGRPIYIQDEAKNISFQILVKALISIDPAEDMEFLKQQFQKFISGLMSLPLNLPGTRLHRSLQAKKKMAGLVHRIIRSKRERGIPMVSSDVVDVLLNDSNEQLTDDLIAENVIDMMIPGEDSVPILITLAVKYLSDCPAALQQLREENMELKRSNDRLGEQLCWTDYLSLPFTQSVITETLRMGNIIIGVMRKAVRDVEIRGYLIPKGWCAFAYFRLVHLDESHYDRPYEFYPWRWQDKDTSSCNFTPFGGGQRLCPGLDLARLEASIFLHHLVTQFSWVAEEDRVVNFPTVRMKRKMPIWVKSSRLES from the exons ATGATGGAAATCTTCTTGGCTCTGTTTCTGGCTGCTCTCTTCTTCTTGTGCTTTGTCACCATACTCATCCTCAACCGCAACAGCTTTCCTCTACTTAGAATCTCAAGATTCAGAGCGAGACCACCCCTCCTTCCTATGGGCTCTTTGGGTTGGCCTCTTATTGGCGAAACGATCGAGTTCATTTCTTGTGCTTACTCCAATCACCCCGAGTCCTTCATGAACAAACGTCGTCGTGT ATATGGGAAGGTGTTTAAGTCCCACTTATTTGGGACCCCGACAATCGTTTCGACAGATGCAGAGGTGAGCAGATTCATCCTCCAGAGCGACGCAAAGACCTTTGTGCCCTCCTACCCGAAATCCCTCACTGAGCTGATGGGGAAGTCCTCCATTCTGCTTATCAATGGAAGCTTGCACAGGAGAATCCATGGCCTCATCGGGGCCTTCTTCAAGTCCCCGCTCCTCAAAGCTCAGATCACCAAAGACATGGAAAGATTCGTTGGGGAATCAATGAGAAGTTGGACCGATGGCCGCCCTATATATATTCAGGACGAAGCAAAAAAT ATTTCTTTCCAGATCCTCGTCAAGGCATTGATTAGTATAGATCCAGCTGAGGACATGGAGTTCCTAAAGCAACAGTTTCAGAAGTTCATCTCAGGCCTCATGTCCCTCCCGTTAAACTTACCCGGGACCAGACTCCACAGATCTCTACAG GCGAAGAAAAAGATGGCCGGGTTAGTGCACAGGATCATTAGATCCAAAAGGGAAAGAGGCATCCCGATGGTCTCGAGCGACGTGGTGGATGTTCTGCTCAATGACTCGAACGAGCAGCTAACAGATGATTTAATTGCCGAAAATGTGATCGATATGATGATCCCGGGAGAAGATTCAGTGCCTATTCTCATCACCCTGGCAGTGAAATACCTCTCCGACTGTCCTGCTGCTCTTCAGCAATTACGG GAAGAAAACATGGAGTTGAAGAGAAGCAATGATCGGCTCGGGGAACAATTATGCTGGACCGACTACTTGTCCCTACCATTCACCCAGTCC GTGATCACGGAAACGTTGAGGATGGGAAACATCATAATCGGAGTGATGAGAAAGGCAGTGAGGGACGTAGAGATAAGGGGGTACCTGATCCCGAAGGGATGGTGTGCCTTTGCGTACTTTAGGTTGGTCCATCTCGACGAGAGCCACTATGACCGGCCCTACGAGTTCTATCCGTGGAGATGGCAA GACAAGGACACGAGTAGTTGCAACTTTACTCCCTTTGGAGGAGGACAAAGATTGTGTCCTGGGCTGGATTTAGCCAGGCTGGAAGCTTCCATCTTCCTTCACCACCTTGTCACCCAATTCAG CTGGGTAGCGGAGGAAGACAGAGTGGTTAATTTCCCAACAGTAAGgatgaaaaggaaaatgccGATTTGGGTCAAAAGCAGCAGATTAGAGTCCTAA
- the LOC116200444 gene encoding uncharacterized protein LOC116200444: MKDPKLVPYHEYLEKLVENFEEVSFTYTPRMKNQFANALTTLASMVSITEENLIEPLEFEITEGLAHCDVIDVVDGKPWYANIKHLLQTGQFPTFTDRHDRRTLRRTAANFFLSGKTLYQRSFDATLLRCVDENEAQRLMEEMHSEIPNKKVA, translated from the exons ATGAAGGATCCCAAGCTGGTGCCGTATCACGAGTATCTCGAGAAATTAgtggagaacttcgaggaagTCTCGTTTACATACACGccgcgcatgaagaaccaattTGCCAATGCACTTacaacgctcgcatccatggtaaGCATTACGgaggagaatctcatcgagcctcTCGAGTTCGAGATTACTGAGGGCcttgcccattgcgatgtgaTTGATGTTGTTGATGGCAAACCTTGGTATGCAAacatcaagcacttgctgcaaacCGGCCAATTCCCTACTTTCACTGATCGTCATGATCGGAGAACTCTTCGGCGCACTGCAGCGAATTTCTTCCTTAGTGGCAAGACTCTCTACCAACGCTCATTTGACGCCACACTACTACGATGTGTCGACGAAAATGAGGCGCAACGTCTCATGGAAGAAATGCACTCG gaaataccCAACAAGAAGGTAGCTTGA